Proteins from a single region of Candidatus Syntrophoarchaeum caldarius:
- a CDS encoding LamG-like jellyroll fold domain protein, producing the protein MLKDEDAISVVLSVVLLLGVLVTVLGIVHVTYLPEWRKSAEADHMDDILEDLADLKSGIDLVAAVSPDTSCTVSQKMRLGGGSIPVISPQKSGGTLRTDPSLPDLYITADNYTVAYAFPDLGSIELEVDNLYALDRIYVYEDGALILKEVNRSIMVLSPGITLQKFNNGTKALTIQVINMSLESESVAGSGIEEVYFTYTSSTTHHAGTTSNVTLTLTSEYLDAWKAFFTDRAKNAGFNATEFNVTASQNVELDIYGDVLLNVVEVDGDARIRPVIEAIEPTWTPGGGISWGCGGWWKLDAGSGTTATDSSGNDNHGTIHGATWSSGYLHFDGSNDYVSIPDNDSLEPQDAITLAAWVKWECDPSTGHSWANIISKYGDNQYLLQHNVNNQYFEVAVRTDTGRSYTWSSTEPQQGVWYHVTGVYDSSDVIIYVNGTQENSMGRTGNITTSSSPVNLGRRAWSGDRYFNGVIYDARIYCRALTPSEIQALASSPPP; encoded by the coding sequence ATGCTAAAAGATGAGGATGCAATCTCGGTCGTTCTATCGGTCGTTCTCTTACTCGGCGTGCTTGTTACAGTTCTTGGAATTGTTCATGTTACGTATCTCCCTGAGTGGCGAAAATCTGCTGAGGCAGATCACATGGATGACATACTTGAGGATCTTGCAGATCTCAAATCAGGTATCGACCTCGTTGCAGCGGTCTCCCCGGATACATCGTGCACGGTTTCACAGAAGATGCGACTTGGTGGCGGATCGATCCCTGTTATATCACCCCAAAAAAGTGGTGGAACACTCAGAACAGACCCATCCCTTCCAGATCTCTACATAACTGCGGATAACTATACCGTGGCTTATGCCTTCCCAGATCTTGGCTCGATCGAGCTTGAAGTGGACAACCTCTATGCTCTGGATCGCATATATGTCTATGAGGACGGGGCACTGATCCTGAAGGAGGTTAATCGTTCAATAATGGTACTCTCCCCTGGTATAACCCTGCAAAAGTTTAATAACGGAACAAAGGCGCTCACCATTCAGGTCATCAATATGAGCCTTGAGAGTGAATCTGTTGCAGGCTCAGGTATTGAGGAGGTTTATTTCACATACACCTCGTCCACAACCCATCATGCAGGTACAACCTCGAATGTGACGCTTACACTCACATCTGAGTACCTTGATGCATGGAAGGCTTTCTTCACCGATCGGGCAAAGAATGCTGGCTTTAATGCGACTGAGTTCAACGTGACCGCATCCCAGAATGTTGAGCTTGATATCTATGGAGATGTGTTACTCAACGTGGTTGAGGTTGATGGGGATGCACGGATAAGACCTGTGATCGAGGCGATTGAGCCGACATGGACGCCTGGCGGTGGGATATCATGGGGTTGTGGAGGATGGTGGAAGCTTGATGCAGGGTCTGGCACAACAGCCACGGATAGTTCTGGAAATGATAATCACGGCACGATACATGGTGCAACATGGTCATCTGGATACCTGCACTTTGATGGCTCAAACGACTATGTCAGTATCCCTGACAACGACTCGCTTGAACCGCAGGATGCGATCACGCTTGCGGCATGGGTTAAATGGGAATGCGATCCATCCACAGGGCACAGTTGGGCAAATATCATCAGCAAGTACGGGGACAACCAGTATCTACTCCAGCATAACGTCAACAACCAGTACTTCGAGGTTGCTGTGCGAACAGATACAGGCAGGAGCTATACCTGGTCGAGCACAGAGCCACAGCAGGGCGTCTGGTACCATGTTACAGGGGTCTATGATAGTTCTGATGTTATAATCTATGTGAACGGGACACAGGAGAACTCAATGGGACGTACAGGAAATATCACGACCTCGTCATCGCCTGTGAACCTTGGAAGGCGGGCATGGAGTGGAGATCGGTACTTCAATGGCGTGATTTATGATGCGAGGATATATTGCCGTGCACTCACACCTTCTGAGATACAGGCACTCGCATCCTCACCACCACCATAA
- a CDS encoding ribonuclease III, which yields MTIEKDLGYSFSNKELLDRALTRKAHALEAKQQNRDCEDQEIYRTLGDAILKAVLVDLLIKSGCKTRDEITSEKIRLEREEGLAKIAQDIGIGPFIKLGAGEKKHRANEEPKVLAETLEALIGAIYLDGGYDAAKKVITRWFKSFFT from the coding sequence ATGACAATCGAGAAAGATCTTGGTTATTCGTTCTCTAACAAAGAGCTCCTTGATCGTGCATTGACACGCAAGGCACATGCGCTCGAAGCAAAACAACAGAACCGTGATTGCGAAGATCAGGAGATATATCGAACCCTTGGCGATGCAATATTGAAAGCGGTGTTGGTAGATCTATTGATAAAATCAGGCTGTAAGACAAGGGATGAGATAACAAGCGAAAAGATAAGACTTGAAAGAGAAGAAGGGCTTGCAAAGATTGCTCAAGATATTGGAATTGGACCTTTCATTAAGCTGGGTGCTGGAGAGAAAAAACATAGAGCAAACGAAGAGCCAAAAGTTCTTGCAGAAACGCTCGAAGCATTGATCGGTGCGATTTATCTTGATGGTGGATATGACGCTGCGAAGAAAGTCATTACCCGGTGGTTCAAGAGCTTCTTCACATAG